In the Salvia miltiorrhiza cultivar Shanhuang (shh) chromosome 8, IMPLAD_Smil_shh, whole genome shotgun sequence genome, ATTCAAACTCATTACTCCCCTCGAAATCTCAAAAGACAGTGAAACCCTCTAACAATTTCACCAAAAATCGAAAGCTTCGGCCAAATCTTGATGCCCTAGTCGCGATTTAGGGTTCGTCAGTTCTCAGAGAATCCCCAAATTATATGGGGATAGACGAAAAAAAAAgccaaaaataattaaattacaaaCGGAGTTAACGCTCCGTTAGAGTGAGGGGCCAATTTGACGAATATTATTGACTATAGGGgtttagttgacacacccctgccCATAGGGTGTTAATAGCTACAAGGACCTCTACGTTATGGCccaattgatacttaacccttttaaaAATTGTTATCAGTATTTAGTGAAgcaattaattaaagagataGTTTACACAGATGGCGACAATCTTATGAGAAACTCATTTCATCAGATCCTAGTTGTGCTATAAATAAGGGAGGGGAGTGGGAGGTCCAAGAGCagcaaaaaaaagaaagaaatgggAAGCGCAAAATGGCATGCAATAATGATCTCGCTCCCACACCAAGGCCACATCAACCCATTCGTCCACCTCGCCCTCAAGCTCGCCTCCAAGGGCTTCACCGTCACTTTCGTCCACCTCGAATCCGTCCATTACAAACTCGGCCGCGAGGCCGATCCGTTCTCGGAGGCGCGGCGGTCGGGCCTCGACATCCGCTACGCCACCATTGGCGACGGGCTTCCCCTGGAGTTCGATCGCGACCTCCACTTCGAGGAGCACTGGAGGGTTATGATGCGCGATTTTCCGGCGCGTGTGGATGAGTTTGTGGGGAAAGCGATGCGGAGTGATCCGGATTGGGAGTACTTGTTGGTGACGGATACGTTTTATCCGTGGCCGGCCGTCGTTGCTCCGAAGTATAACCTCGTCAACGTGTCCTTCTGGACGCAGACGGCCTTGACGTTTGCTCTGCCCTACCATTGGCATCTTCTCCAACTAAATGGTCATTTTCCATGCAAAGGTGTGTTACCTCAAACTCAATCCCCCTCTTTTCTCTCCTTTGTGTTGAATTCAATGTATGCATTTATAATGTGATTATATGAGTTAGGTGTGACTGACGCCACTCAAATGTATGAGGTATCTTTTTGAAGGAATGAGATTTactgtaccacactttatgtttcactttgtgtcccactttcaattttatttatttttttatatattttttcttcaatttcaactttatatgctttagtttaattttgtgattattaactagggtttattccatcaatctaggatatataattattttttatcatttaatttcacttttactattagttaataataggttgataaattcaaagtcatggtatatattttttaaaaaatttaattttttaaaataaaaattaaatataattcatagtatcataataaattttatttttataaaaaaatatttttaaaataatagatataaaaatgggacacagtgacacacataaaattatgaGACACTGGATCTGATCTCCTTTTTGAATGATATATAGTAGCTAAATGATTCATGGGACGcacataaattattaatttaaataatgaatGTATACTAAtcgaaaaaattattatttaattttgaaagaTGCACaaggaaataattaaataaaattttgggaGTGTGTATTAAATAGCTAAATTATCAATAGAAATTTTAAACAAAAGTAAGGAGATTATAGGTTTATTGAAATTTATAAGAATACAAATTTTTTAAGCATTAATTcactttaaagaaaaaaaacaatctAGCATactttttttacaaaaaaaaataactaaaaccAAATTTAAATGGTGgaatcaataataattaattaatagcaGGTAAAGGATTTGAATGTTATAAAAAACTACTtccttcgtccacgaaatgagtatccatatttctattttagtctgtccatgaaatgagtaatcatttccctttttatcaACTGTACCCCACACAATCCTTTAATTAATATTCTCAAAAAGTGAGACACTTATTCTACTAGCACcacactcaatacatttcttaaaacttgttCGTCtccaaatgggtactcatttcgtggacgggggattataaagaaacaaaaaccaaaattttgaaacaactaaaataaatttaaaaaacacaATTATACATGACGCTTTGCATATAAAACATCatgtgtattaattaaaaacaaacaCATACATGACGctttaattttatcaaattatCATATATACTATAATACTTACTATGAATACATGATTCTTCTTGTAGAAATGTCATCTATTCCAATCTTGACATTTCATATGATACTTTTTTCAAAGCATCATGTATGCTAAAAAGGCGTTCATGACACTTTTTAGGGAAAAAAATGTTATCTAACTAGTGTTAAGTATATATGCTCAATTTTGCTCTAAATTCATTGACTCTTAGGGAATTTTAATTTTCACATACCCTATATAAAGTTGGTAAATTATAAATACCTCAACtttgataaattttaaaatttcctCAAAAATAAGATTTTGGCTAAATTGAAAGTGATGTGACATCGAAATTTTTAGAGACCACcgtctcaattttttttttataaactctAGATAAACGTCTAAAATTTTTTATGACATCGATTTTGATTTGAATCTTAACTTATATTTATTCACTGACTTTATAGAGcatgagaaaaataaaaatgttctaTAGATTAAGAGCCAATTAACACTATTATAATGATGCGTGTGTGTGCATGCGTGGACGGCCGAGTCTGCaatttatttagaaaataaaaagtaattatatatacatttgATCGCATATTCATCcatttgatttttcatgaaaaaaaaaattatacaaatacATACAAATTGTATTTTGAATATATCTGAAAAAAGCAACACATAATATAATACGTACAAAAGATGCAACAAAACTTGGTTTGCTCACGGCTGGTAGTTTGGGCTATCTGCAGATGCAACAAAACTTGTAACTGACCTtcaatattgaaaataaaataagagttGTAATTAATGAATTTGAGTGTTGTTGAAGTGCAGACAAGATGGAGGAGGAAATTGACTACATTCCCGGAGTGGAGTCAATAAATACAAAAGATGTAATGTCGTACTTGAAGGAATCCGGGGTGTCCAGCATAGTCACAAAAGCAATGGCCGCCGCATTCGACGCCGTCAAATCGGCCGATTTCATTCTCCACAACACCATGCATGAATTAGAACCCCAAACCCTATCCGCTCTCCACAAATACCAACCCAATTACGCCGTCGGACCCCTCAACTTCTCCAAAAATCTCCACCACAGCGCCGTCAGCAACAGCTTATGGTCCGAAGCCGACTGCACCGACTGGCTCCGCTCCAAGCCTCCCGCCTCGGTTCTCTACGTCTCCTTCGGGAGCTTCATCCACACCACGAAGCAGGTGATGGAAGAATTGGCCCACGGCCTCCTCCTCAGCGGCGTCGACTTCGTTTGGGTCATTAGGCCTGGTATCCTGAGCTCCGGCGACGCCGACGCTTTGCCGGAGGGTTTCGGGGATGAGATTAAGGGGAAGGGCTTGGTTGTTCCTTGGTGCAACCAGATTAGGGTTCTCTCGAACCCTGCAGTTGGAGGGTTTCTGACGCACTGTGGATGGAACTCGACCCTGGAGAGCATGTGGTGCGGCGTGCCGATGATTTGTTACCCCATAGCCTATGATCAAACCGCGAATAGGAAACTGGTGATTGAGAAATGGAAGTTTGGGGTGAATCTCTGCGACGGGGAGCGTCTTGACAGGGCGGAGATTGCTGAGAAAATTAAGGGTTTTATGAGTGGGGCTTCGTTGGAAAAACTGAGGCAGGAGGCGACCAAATTGAAAGCGGCGATGGAGAAGGCGTTGGAATTTGATGGGTCGTCGGAGAGGAATTTTGATCGGTTTGTGGAGGATTTGAAGGCCAAGATTGTGGATGTTAAGAGTCGAGTTGCTAGGGAGATCAGGTAATTCATATTGACGATCGATCGAGGATTTACAtggagttcgagggttttttaggacagtaatttagattgatttggaaattaggacaataactttcaaacttgtaaaaataggacactaattttttttagagtaaaacaggacactaattaataagtgttgcatccgcaggacattttttagccaattatcggctgagaaatgtcctatttttacgacgcttattaattagtgtcctattttactctaaaaaataattagtgtcctatttttacaagtccgaaagttattgtcctaattttcaaatcaatctaagttaatgTCCTAAAACATCCCCTGACTCGATTTACatgtattaaataaatttgtgcACTGCACTAAGATTTTGTGCGGGAAACACTACTCTAGTCTAGTGATCATATATATTATGGTCGATCAAATATCTTTACCTAATTATGTTGTTTATGTTTACATCTTTAATATTGCTTACCCCTtcatcccattacaaatgtcccactttttATAATGGGATCACTATAAAAAAAGTTTAGTGACATCTAGACCATATTTgtgttataaaaattaatgacgtttgaaagtgtaactattagtgattagctacatcatcaaatgtcactaatttttatgattaCATAATAGCTATCAAGTTTCATGTCActagtggatttttttttttttttttgtagtggatgttgcattataaatgtctcattctttttttggcaaataattaaaagattttAATGGGCCCACCTACCATATTCTCTTTATATACGtactttttaaataatatttaaataatttccaccaactcactttatttactaattacacgtttcttaattttcgtgtccaaaAGTAATATGATATTTGTAATAGGACGGATGAAGTATGAAGTACAATAGATTAATCTAGTTATCTTTTCAAGTGGTACATATAGTCCTAAAACTTGGGGGTGATGACAATTAgttattagagcatccacatccaCATACTCGATATCCCCCTTACTTGACTAAGAGGGAGATCGAATAAGCCGATGTGGAATGGCGGTGACTCGAGGCTTACTCGAAAGAACGAGTAAGACTCATTCTCGGTTATAAATGGtcctattaaaaaaatattgataaaaatctgattttttgaaCTAGAATTCGACCGTtaccttttttttaatatttttcttcttttaattcattcaaccattttattattattattattattattattattttctttcatttgaccgttgcttttttcttttctttttttttataaattttattatatttaaactctctctctccacaaaaAATCATACACCACAATTCTCTTCAGTCACTCTCACTCAAACTCTTTCAATTTTCTCTTCATCCCCTCTCTCAAACTCTTTCAAAATGGATCCGAATAATCTCGACTACTATTCTCCAAATTGGATCCCCGATTTTACCGGCGACTATCATCTCGATTATCGGGACTCAACTTGGGGGAAGAGCCCCCAACGACCGAGGAGGCGGTGCGCCGACGGCCTATAGTGCCTCAGCGGCGCCGAAGCGTGGCGGGCGGCGGAAGGCGGTGGCCTTCAAGGAAAAGGCGCCAGTGGCAGAGGAGGGCATGGCCTTCTGTCATACCTACACCCTTGAGGAGACAGACCTCAATGGAAGAATTTGGGTGGAGGAGACGAACGACGCCATCCGGGGTGTCGATTAAAAGGGTGAGGCCTATTAGCAACGCGCCCTCAACCGGGTGAACGCCATCATCGGTGCCAACCTCAACCACCGGCAAATAAAATTTCATTGGTCCCGCGTGAGTTCGGAGGTGAAGCTTTGGGAGGCGGTTTGGGTCGAGACCAACGCCAAGTGGCCATCCGGCCATTCCGACGACATGATTTGGGAGAAGGCCCAAATTCTCAATGCTGCACGGAGCAAAAGCGGTGCCTTCAAGCTGTGGAACACATGAAAAATACTCCAGACGAACAGGAAGTTCAAGAGCttgtacctcg is a window encoding:
- the LOC130997787 gene encoding UDP-glycosyltransferase 86A1-like, translating into MGSAKWHAIMISLPHQGHINPFVHLALKLASKGFTVTFVHLESVHYKLGREADPFSEARRSGLDIRYATIGDGLPLEFDRDLHFEEHWRVMMRDFPARVDEFVGKAMRSDPDWEYLLVTDTFYPWPAVVAPKYNLVNVSFWTQTALTFALPYHWHLLQLNGHFPCKDKMEEEIDYIPGVESINTKDVMSYLKESGVSSIVTKAMAAAFDAVKSADFILHNTMHELEPQTLSALHKYQPNYAVGPLNFSKNLHHSAVSNSLWSEADCTDWLRSKPPASVLYVSFGSFIHTTKQVMEELAHGLLLSGVDFVWVIRPGILSSGDADALPEGFGDEIKGKGLVVPWCNQIRVLSNPAVGGFLTHCGWNSTLESMWCGVPMICYPIAYDQTANRKLVIEKWKFGVNLCDGERLDRAEIAEKIKGFMSGASLEKLRQEATKLKAAMEKALEFDGSSERNFDRFVEDLKAKIVDVKSRVAREIR